Genomic window (Synechococcus sp. LA31):
TTCCCAGGTGGGCGCTTGCCATCGGCCAGCCAACTTGCCGATGGGCTTGAGGGGCGTTTCCTGATTGAAGATTGGGAAAACTTTGGTCTCGATTACGACCGCACCCTGCTGGCCTGGTGGCAGAACTTCGAAAGCGCCTGGCCCAGGCTGGAGAACGACAGCACGCCTGAGTTTTTTCGTTTCTGGCGTTATTACCTGCTCAGCTGTGCCGGCTTCTTCCGCTCGCGGCAGGGGCAGCTCTGGCAGGTGGTGCTGAGCAGGCCGGAGCGTTCAGGCAGCTATCAATCCTTGCGGCCCGCGCGTCAGGAGGAGCCCACATCCGCGCAGCACGACGCGGCGATCGAAGGGCAACCATGCTCAGCCTGATGGTGCAATCGCTGTTTCGCCGGAGGATTGAGCGCCATCAAGAACCGCGTCCATGAGTGATGCCTTTGGCGACTATCTGCGCAACATTGGCCGGATCCCTTTGCTCACCGCCCAGGAGGAGGTTCATCTCGGAACGATTGTGAAAGACTGGATGGAGAGTGATGCTCCATCACCTGTTCTCCAGCGCCGCGGTCGGCGTGCCCTGCAACGGATCGTGAGTGCCAATCTTCGATTGGTGGTGACGGTCGCCCTCCGCTATATCCGCCGGCTCAAGCACCTGGCCCATGACCCCATGGATCTGGTGCAAGCTGGCAATCTTGGTTTGCTGCGCGCTGCGGAGAAATACGATCCCACCCGCGGTTATAAATTTTCAACCTACGGCTACTGGTGGATTCGCCAGTCGATCAATCGCTACCTGCAGGAGCACAGCGGCAGCATCCGTATTCCTGTGAACCTGGTGAGTCTGGCCAATCGAGCAGATGCCATCCAGAGCCTCCGCACTGATCCTCTGAGTGTGGAAGAATTGGCGGAGCTGCTGGATGAAACACCGGAGCGACTGCTCTATGCCATGGCCATTCAGCATCGCAGCAACACGGTGTCGCTTGAT
Coding sequences:
- a CDS encoding RNA polymerase sigma factor RpoD/SigA, which gives rise to MSDAFGDYLRNIGRIPLLTAQEEVHLGTIVKDWMESDAPSPVLQRRGRRALQRIVSANLRLVVTVALRYIRRLKHLAHDPMDLVQAGNLGLLRAAEKYDPTRGYKFSTYGYWWIRQSINRYLQEHSGSIRIPVNLVSLANRADAIQSLRTDPLSVEELAELLDETPERLLYAMAIQHRSNTVSLDQQLNGSDGDMTLLDTVSDDHLPCIHDDYHWMHSQLEHLSTPELTVIQLRYGEDKQRSFAEVARLIGRSKDQVQRLERHALSKLRRHLTPALDPR